A window of Phyllopteryx taeniolatus isolate TA_2022b chromosome 19, UOR_Ptae_1.2, whole genome shotgun sequence contains these coding sequences:
- the LOC133469293 gene encoding uncharacterized protein LOC133469293 isoform X2, translating to MSLLIHQTFAVKKNGCHVFLRMHLLYRSVFQIWLLMFHLRERVVELFHSLDSGFKLHTPAQPASKGSFGDKASDYVRNDQQNHNMSSKGDQNHSFSHDQQRYNMSKGQHNDLFQQAHVALLNEGHQNESFQQVQQSVSQSTMSHKRQSDENLDLTDDYRSGYQNGR from the exons atgtcactcttgatacatcagacctttgccgtgaaaaagaacggatgCCACGTTTTTCTGCGTATGCACCTTTTGTACAG GTCTGTTTTTCAG ATATGGCTCCTGATGTTTCACTTGCGAGAGAGAGTTGTTGAACTTTTCCATTCTTTGGACTCTGGGTTTAAACTACACACTCCAG CCCAACCAGCAAGCAAAGGGTCATTTGGAGACAAAGCAAGTGACTATGTGAGAAACGACCAGCAGAACCACAACATGAGCAGCAAGGGTGACCAGAACCACTCCTTCAGCCATGACCAGCAGAGGTACAACATGAGCAAGGGTCAGCACAATGACTTATTTCAACAAGCTCATGTAGCTCTGCTGAACGAGGGCCACCAGAATGAGTCCTTTCAACAAGTCCAGCAGAGTGTCAGCCAGAGCACAATGAGCCACAAGCGCCAGAGTGATGAGAATCTTGACCTGACCGATGACTATAGGTCAGGCTACCAGAATGGACGATGA
- the LOC133469293 gene encoding uncharacterized protein LOC133469293 isoform X1 — protein MSLLIHQTFAVKKNGCHVFLRMHLLYRSVFQVGLNKIWLLMFHLRERVVELFHSLDSGFKLHTPAQPASKGSFGDKASDYVRNDQQNHNMSSKGDQNHSFSHDQQRYNMSKGQHNDLFQQAHVALLNEGHQNESFQQVQQSVSQSTMSHKRQSDENLDLTDDYRSGYQNGR, from the exons atgtcactcttgatacatcagacctttgccgtgaaaaagaacggatgCCACGTTTTTCTGCGTATGCACCTTTTGTACAG GTCTGTTTTTCAGGTGGGGCTAAACA AGATATGGCTCCTGATGTTTCACTTGCGAGAGAGAGTTGTTGAACTTTTCCATTCTTTGGACTCTGGGTTTAAACTACACACTCCAG CCCAACCAGCAAGCAAAGGGTCATTTGGAGACAAAGCAAGTGACTATGTGAGAAACGACCAGCAGAACCACAACATGAGCAGCAAGGGTGACCAGAACCACTCCTTCAGCCATGACCAGCAGAGGTACAACATGAGCAAGGGTCAGCACAATGACTTATTTCAACAAGCTCATGTAGCTCTGCTGAACGAGGGCCACCAGAATGAGTCCTTTCAACAAGTCCAGCAGAGTGTCAGCCAGAGCACAATGAGCCACAAGCGCCAGAGTGATGAGAATCTTGACCTGACCGATGACTATAGGTCAGGCTACCAGAATGGACGATGA
- the LOC133469293 gene encoding uncharacterized protein LOC133469293 isoform X3, producing MSLLIHQTFAVKKNGCHVFLRMHLLYRSVFQVGLNKGSPMLSLNKKAQPASKGSFGDKASDYVRNDQQNHNMSSKGDQNHSFSHDQQRYNMSKGQHNDLFQQAHVALLNEGHQNESFQQVQQSVSQSTMSHKRQSDENLDLTDDYRSGYQNGR from the exons atgtcactcttgatacatcagacctttgccgtgaaaaagaacggatgCCACGTTTTTCTGCGTATGCACCTTTTGTACAG GTCTGTTTTTCAGGTGGGGCTAAACAAGGGGAGTCCAATGCTGTCCTTAAATAAAAAAG CCCAACCAGCAAGCAAAGGGTCATTTGGAGACAAAGCAAGTGACTATGTGAGAAACGACCAGCAGAACCACAACATGAGCAGCAAGGGTGACCAGAACCACTCCTTCAGCCATGACCAGCAGAGGTACAACATGAGCAAGGGTCAGCACAATGACTTATTTCAACAAGCTCATGTAGCTCTGCTGAACGAGGGCCACCAGAATGAGTCCTTTCAACAAGTCCAGCAGAGTGTCAGCCAGAGCACAATGAGCCACAAGCGCCAGAGTGATGAGAATCTTGACCTGACCGATGACTATAGGTCAGGCTACCAGAATGGACGATGA
- the LOC133469293 gene encoding uncharacterized protein LOC133469293 isoform X4, translating to MGLGCAGPYFLHGQSFLHRWYSWSYLEPIGTSCGHSSPAIKTRGRSALQLSLNQWLLFGSWLFWCMLSSWTKIWLLMFHLRERVVELFHSLDSGFKLHTPAQPASKGSFGDKASDYVRNDQQNHNMSSKGDQNHSFSHDQQRYNMSKGQHNDLFQQAHVALLNEGHQNESFQQVQQSVSQSTMSHKRQSDENLDLTDDYRSGYQNGR from the exons ATGGGTCTTGGTTGTGCTGGTCCATACTTTCTTCATGGACAAAG CTTTTTGCACAGGTGGTACAGCTGGAGCTATTTGGAGCCAATTGGCACCAGCTGTGGTCACTCGTCACCTGCCATAAAAACTCGTGGTCGGTCTGCTTTACAACTGTCACTGAACCAATGGCTCCTGTTTGGTTCTTGGTTGTTCTGGTGCATGCTGTCTTCATGGACAaag ATATGGCTCCTGATGTTTCACTTGCGAGAGAGAGTTGTTGAACTTTTCCATTCTTTGGACTCTGGGTTTAAACTACACACTCCAG CCCAACCAGCAAGCAAAGGGTCATTTGGAGACAAAGCAAGTGACTATGTGAGAAACGACCAGCAGAACCACAACATGAGCAGCAAGGGTGACCAGAACCACTCCTTCAGCCATGACCAGCAGAGGTACAACATGAGCAAGGGTCAGCACAATGACTTATTTCAACAAGCTCATGTAGCTCTGCTGAACGAGGGCCACCAGAATGAGTCCTTTCAACAAGTCCAGCAGAGTGTCAGCCAGAGCACAATGAGCCACAAGCGCCAGAGTGATGAGAATCTTGACCTGACCGATGACTATAGGTCAGGCTACCAGAATGGACGATGA
- the LOC133469293 gene encoding uncharacterized protein LOC133469293 isoform X6: MGLGCAGPYFLHGQRSVFQIWLLMFHLRERVVELFHSLDSGFKLHTPAQPASKGSFGDKASDYVRNDQQNHNMSSKGDQNHSFSHDQQRYNMSKGQHNDLFQQAHVALLNEGHQNESFQQVQQSVSQSTMSHKRQSDENLDLTDDYRSGYQNGR; encoded by the exons ATGGGTCTTGGTTGTGCTGGTCCATACTTTCTTCATGGACAAAG GTCTGTTTTTCAG ATATGGCTCCTGATGTTTCACTTGCGAGAGAGAGTTGTTGAACTTTTCCATTCTTTGGACTCTGGGTTTAAACTACACACTCCAG CCCAACCAGCAAGCAAAGGGTCATTTGGAGACAAAGCAAGTGACTATGTGAGAAACGACCAGCAGAACCACAACATGAGCAGCAAGGGTGACCAGAACCACTCCTTCAGCCATGACCAGCAGAGGTACAACATGAGCAAGGGTCAGCACAATGACTTATTTCAACAAGCTCATGTAGCTCTGCTGAACGAGGGCCACCAGAATGAGTCCTTTCAACAAGTCCAGCAGAGTGTCAGCCAGAGCACAATGAGCCACAAGCGCCAGAGTGATGAGAATCTTGACCTGACCGATGACTATAGGTCAGGCTACCAGAATGGACGATGA
- the LOC133469293 gene encoding uncharacterized protein LOC133469293 isoform X5 produces the protein MGLGCAGPYFLHGQRSVFQVGLNKIWLLMFHLRERVVELFHSLDSGFKLHTPAQPASKGSFGDKASDYVRNDQQNHNMSSKGDQNHSFSHDQQRYNMSKGQHNDLFQQAHVALLNEGHQNESFQQVQQSVSQSTMSHKRQSDENLDLTDDYRSGYQNGR, from the exons ATGGGTCTTGGTTGTGCTGGTCCATACTTTCTTCATGGACAAAG GTCTGTTTTTCAGGTGGGGCTAAACA AGATATGGCTCCTGATGTTTCACTTGCGAGAGAGAGTTGTTGAACTTTTCCATTCTTTGGACTCTGGGTTTAAACTACACACTCCAG CCCAACCAGCAAGCAAAGGGTCATTTGGAGACAAAGCAAGTGACTATGTGAGAAACGACCAGCAGAACCACAACATGAGCAGCAAGGGTGACCAGAACCACTCCTTCAGCCATGACCAGCAGAGGTACAACATGAGCAAGGGTCAGCACAATGACTTATTTCAACAAGCTCATGTAGCTCTGCTGAACGAGGGCCACCAGAATGAGTCCTTTCAACAAGTCCAGCAGAGTGTCAGCCAGAGCACAATGAGCCACAAGCGCCAGAGTGATGAGAATCTTGACCTGACCGATGACTATAGGTCAGGCTACCAGAATGGACGATGA
- the LOC133469293 gene encoding uncharacterized protein LOC133469293 isoform X7 — MGLGCAGPYFLHGQRSVFQVGLNKGSPMLSLNKKAQPASKGSFGDKASDYVRNDQQNHNMSSKGDQNHSFSHDQQRYNMSKGQHNDLFQQAHVALLNEGHQNESFQQVQQSVSQSTMSHKRQSDENLDLTDDYRSGYQNGR, encoded by the exons ATGGGTCTTGGTTGTGCTGGTCCATACTTTCTTCATGGACAAAG GTCTGTTTTTCAGGTGGGGCTAAACAAGGGGAGTCCAATGCTGTCCTTAAATAAAAAAG CCCAACCAGCAAGCAAAGGGTCATTTGGAGACAAAGCAAGTGACTATGTGAGAAACGACCAGCAGAACCACAACATGAGCAGCAAGGGTGACCAGAACCACTCCTTCAGCCATGACCAGCAGAGGTACAACATGAGCAAGGGTCAGCACAATGACTTATTTCAACAAGCTCATGTAGCTCTGCTGAACGAGGGCCACCAGAATGAGTCCTTTCAACAAGTCCAGCAGAGTGTCAGCCAGAGCACAATGAGCCACAAGCGCCAGAGTGATGAGAATCTTGACCTGACCGATGACTATAGGTCAGGCTACCAGAATGGACGATGA